In Myxococcales bacterium, the following proteins share a genomic window:
- a CDS encoding response regulator, with product MAGTVLIVDDNAALRSTAAELLQQMGFATLEARNGAEALALFDQHAATISLVLLDLTMPGLSGGDVMAALHQRCAQLPIILSSGFSEQEAIRRTAAPPDQSRV from the coding sequence CTGATTGTCGACGACAACGCCGCGTTGCGCTCAACGGCCGCCGAATTGCTCCAGCAAATGGGCTTTGCCACCCTCGAAGCGCGCAATGGCGCCGAGGCCCTCGCCCTTTTTGACCAGCACGCCGCTACGATTTCGCTGGTCTTGCTCGATCTAACGATGCCGGGCCTATCAGGCGGCGACGTGATGGCAGCCTTGCATCAGCGGTGCGCGCAACTCCCCATCATCCTTTCGAGCGGGTTTAGTGAGCAGGAGGCGATTCGGCGCACGGCGGCGCCACCGGACCAATCAAGGGTGTAG